Part of the Equus asinus isolate D_3611 breed Donkey chromosome 28, EquAss-T2T_v2, whole genome shotgun sequence genome is shown below.
TTCCTCATGAGACTGCAGCAACTGCTCCACATCACCTTCTACAACCTCCCCAAAAGCCACGTTCTTGGCAAGGTTAACAATGTTTTGTTGAAGCTGTGCAATGTTATCTGTTTGGGAAACACTCTGGAACTGAACACATTCAGGCCAAATCTTCTTCCACACACTGTTCATTGTTGCCGGTCTGAGCTCCTCCCAAGCTACTGCAATGTTGTCCACAGCATCCATGATGTTGTAGTTTCTCCAAAACTCCCTGATTATAGCTGTATCCTCCCCATCTGTTGCTTCTAGGATGTGCTCAAAAGTCCTTCTCAGGTACTGAGCTTTGAAGACAGAGGCCACACCTTGACTCATGGGCTGGACTGAGTCAGCTGTGCTGTCAGGAAGATATTCCACTCTTACATTATCAGACAGATCACTCAAATTTACTGGGTGGCATGGCGCATTGTCTAGGATGAGCAATGCTTTGTTGGTGAGATTATTTTGGGCACAGTATTTTTCAACAGCAGGGCAAAAAAAGTATGTGAACCATTCATGAAAGATGCTCCTGGTTGCCCAGGCCTTTCTATTTGAGCGCCAAATCACAGGCAAATTTGGCTTGGAGTACCCCTTCAGAGCCTTGGGGTTCTCTGAGTGGTACACCAGTAagggcttcaacttaaagtcccCAGCTGCGTTGCCACCAAGAAGCAGCATCAAGCGATCTTTGGATGACTTAAACCCTGGCTCAGCTTTCTCTTCCATGGAAATAAATGTTCCTTCAGGCATTCTCTTCCAATAAAGCCCTGTCTCGTCTACATTAAAAACTTGCTGGGGGGTGTACTCACCTTCTTGTATGATGCTTTTCAGCACTTCTGGATACCCGTCCTTGTGGCCAGGAGCTGTGCTGTTCATCTTGAAGTGGGGCAAACAATGGCGCTCCTTGAATCTCACAAACCACCCTTTACTGGCGCTGAACGTTTCTGTTCGAGAGCTTTCGCCTTTTTGACGCTGTAAGTCATCAAACAAACTCTTAGCCTTCTCCTGAATGATGGTGACACTCAGGGGCACATTTCGCTGGGTCTGGTCTTCAAGCCACACGTGCAACAATCGCTCCATGGTCTCCATGACTGCGCTCCGATGGCGAGTCAGCCGAGAGGCTCTCAAGGGAGTAGCTACTCGTGAACTCgctttgattttttctttattgtctcGGATTGTGGCCACTGTAGAGACGGCAAGGCCTAAGGCCTTCGCGATTTCACTAAGCTTCTCACCTGCTTCAAATCGTCTCAACACTTGTAATTTTACATCAAGGGTAATTGCTTTCCGTTCCCTTTTGGCACTCGGAATGACCGCTGCACTGAGGCGCCTTTTCCCAGGCATCTTTGCTTCCAAAATGTAATAAAATCGCAGCAGTCTCGGGTGCAAGAAGTTCTGCGGCTACTCTGGGCTCCCTTGCTGAActtgggaaagagaaaagagagctgcAAGGAGGCACAGGCTGACGTCCCCAGAGACGCGGAACGGTCACCGTAGGCCTGCCCAGCCCCGCTGCCAAGATACAGGCTGGTTCATCCTCGACCCCAAGCCGGGCGGCAGGGACCCCTGGCGTCCATCAGTGTCCAAATTCCTGGACAGCACAGCTGCAGGTGTCTGTGATCCAgaggacaaacaaacaaaaatccgtGGAGGGGAACAATACTGCGTAGCATACACGATTCCTTCGTTCACGAAGGACCGAGGAGCAAGAGACCAGCCCGGAGACCGCAGAACCCAGCGCACGGGCAGCAGCGCGACGGCCCAGGAAGAGCAGCAGCCGCCGCCCCACTTTGTGACCCGCTGCCCATGGAGGACCCCGGAAACACGCGTCCTTGGGGAGGCCCGACTTAAAATAGGTCTAAAGGCGCTGGGTATCTTCCTACCCTTAACCTCAGTCGGTCGCTGTAATTTCTGCACTCAGCCGTCTGCGTAGGGCAAGGCTGCGCTCCTGTTCAGATTCTTAGAGAGTCAGGCGATAAAGTAGACACCTAAAGAGAGGTCCCCGAGCCGGCGCCGTACCTTTACTGCGCATGAGCCAGGCCTCCCCGAGCCCGCGGGGGCCGGCTTGAGGGTGTGGCGTCACTGTGGCCGGTTTGCCGCTACTTTGCGCGTGCGCGCGCCGAGGGGCGCGAGGCGCCGGCTGGTGGTGGCGGTCGGCAGCCGAGCGGTGGCCGGGTCGCTCGCAGTGCTGTGGCGATGCGGCGGTGGCCCAGGAGGCAGCAGGCTGGCCGGGACAGGCCTGAGGACCCTCGGAACAGTCCGGCAGGTGAGTGGGGAGGCGCTGCCCGTCGGTTCcaggcggcgggggcggcggctgCGCGCAACGCTGCGGTGACGCCATCCGGGCGCGCGGGCTGGCGCGGGGGAGCGGAGAAGCGGGGCGGCTGTCCCTGCCCGGACGTGTCGTCCTCCGAACACCCTGCTCTTCCCCGGCGGCATCTGCCACCCTTTCCTCCGGAGGGCCCCGCTGCCTCTGCCGGCTCCGTTCGGGAGGCGAGCCGGTGCCGCCGGCCTCCTTGCTCCCGCCTCCAGAGAGCCCCACGGGAGCAGTTAGCGCTCGTGTTCCGCTCCGCTGCTAATTTACCGTGTCTTCTTGGGCGCCTCGCTCCGACCGCGAGCCCATGTCCTCCTGCGCTCAGCGGGGATATTACTTCTGCTTTAGTTGCTCCCCAACCAGGTATGGTTTCGGACGTGAACGAGTTTTGTGACCTGTTAGTGTCTCTTATTCGGCCGACATTcgttgagcccaactctggcgctttAATAACAGCTAATACTGCTTGAGGGCTTCCGTGCTGAGGACTATACCCGGATTGTTTCATTAAAGTCTTGTACCAGTCCTGCAGGTAGGCTCTGCTGTGAGCCTCTTTTATAGAAGGGAAATATAAGACCAAAGCTGGTCAGCAGCTGCTCTCACCTTGCAGTTCAGGTCCCTCCCGCCCTACTGCCTccatttttcatgattttattttagtttatttatttatttttgtttgaggaagattagccctgagctaactactgccagtcctcctctttttactgaggaggaccggccctgagctaatatctgtgcccatcttcctctactctatatgtgggacgcctgccacagcgtggcttgacgagtggtgccacgtccacacccgggatccgaaccggcaaaccccgggccgcctagAAGTGGAACGTGAGGACTTAACTGTCCTGCCACCGGGCCGGTCTCCTACtgccttaat
Proteins encoded:
- the CENPBD1 gene encoding tigger transposable element-derived protein 1, which translates into the protein MPGKRRLSAAVIPSAKRERKAITLDVKLQVLRRFEAGEKLSEIAKALGLAVSTVATIRDNKEKIKASSRVATPLRASRLTRHRSAVMETMERLLHVWLEDQTQRNVPLSVTIIQEKAKSLFDDLQRQKGESSRTETFSASKGWFVRFKERHCLPHFKMNSTAPGHKDGYPEVLKSIIQEGEYTPQQVFNVDETGLYWKRMPEGTFISMEEKAEPGFKSSKDRLMLLLGGNAAGDFKLKPLLVYHSENPKALKGYSKPNLPVIWRSNRKAWATRSIFHEWFTYFFCPAVEKYCAQNNLTNKALLILDNAPCHPVNLSDLSDNVRVEYLPDSTADSVQPMSQGVASVFKAQYLRRTFEHILEATDGEDTAIIREFWRNYNIMDAVDNIAVAWEELRPATMNSVWKKIWPECVQFQSVSQTDNIAQLQQNIVNLAKNVAFGEVVEGDVEQLLQSHEEDLSNEELMQLGQEPAGEEDSEDTPPALRQLTTGELSAAFSHFEAGLQVLTSNSPNDEWKLKVSRAINDAINCYRELYNEKKRRSKQLS